A region of the Carya illinoinensis cultivar Pawnee chromosome 16, C.illinoinensisPawnee_v1, whole genome shotgun sequence genome:
TATTTGATAGTGGATCTCgtcagttatttttattgtatttctaTTTAAGGTTCAGTTCAACTATGAATGAATTTATCTACGTATTACAATTTACATAAACTGTATTGGAGGGATTGGCTCCTCCAAACGCCAGATCTACATTCATAATACTACCCCTAACAGTGGTATCCAGAGTCTCGTTCTGGCACCATGGCTGAAGGAACGCCCCACGCTCAATTGAACGAGTCAGTTGTTGCTTTGAAGACTGAAACTGAACAAGTGAGGGAAGAAGGACAGGCAGAAGCTAATGTTGGAAGGTATCTTGCAGCAGCTCAACAGTTTAGCATCCAACTATAAACATTTGGTGGTTAATGCTACAAAACAAAACTCAGAAGGGAGTTCATCAGGTAACCATCTTAAAGTTAATGGTAACCTTCTATTTGAGGGTGATGGGGGACTCCAAGCGAGAACTCTTCGTTTGGATTTTCCTAAATTTGATGGACCTGATCCTGTTGAATGGATCCTAAAGGCTGAGCAGTTCTTTCTTACTGCAACACTCCAGATGATCAAAAGCTTCAGATTGCTTTTTTTCATATGGAGGGAAAGGCCTTGACTTGGTATTGTTGGCTTGTGGAGTCCAACCCAGTTAACACATGGGATGAATTTGTTTGGGCACTCAAAACCAGATTTGGTCCTACGGCTTATGAGGACCCGATAGGAGTTTTTACAAAACTCTACCAAACAAGTTTTGTTGAAGAATACCAAAGTCAGTTTGAAATTCTGTCTAATAGAATTAAGGGGATTACTGAAGAATTTAGATTGAGTACTTTCATAAGTGGattaaaagattaattaaaaattctaGTGGCCATGTTTAAACCAACAACGTTATCAGCTACCTTTGGTTTAGCAAGGTTACAAGAAGTGGAGGTGGGAAGGAGGAGTCATGGTTACCAACCCAAATACCAGAACCCACAGCCAATAAACCACTACCAACCACCTAAATTACCAGCAGCCCCACCCATTCTTAGGTTGCCGGCACCTCCATCCAAATCAGACCTTAGAGACCAAAATAACAGCTTCAGATCACCCTTCAACCCAAACCGTAAACCAACTCTACCCATAAGAAGGATCTCTCCAGCCCAAATGCAGGAAAGACGAGAAAAAGGGTTATGTTATTTTTGTGATGAGAAGTTCCACCTTGGCCATAAATGTAGTAGACCTCGAATCTTCTTATTGGAAGGAATGGGAGAAGAGGAGGAGTTGAAGGAAGAGATAGGGGGTAGTTTGGCTATTATATAGCTTGGGAAGGGTAAGGAAGAGGAAACTGCTGAGCTGTTAAGCATCTCCTTACATGCAGTAGCAGGTTTAGTAGCTCCTAAAACTATGAGAATTCTGGGAAGATTGGGAAATCAGGAGGTATTGGTTCTAATAGATACCGGGAGTACACATAGTTTCATTGATCCAAATGTAGCAAGGAAGATGAGACTGCCAGTAGAAAAAAGTACACTGTCAGTACAAGTAGCCAATGGGGCTAGCCTTCCATGCTAGGGTTTATGTAGGGCTGTACCACTCCAACTACAGGACCTATGTACTACACCTAATTTATATTTACTGACCTTTTGAGGTTGTGAAGTTGTGCTAGGAATGGATTGGTTGAGACTCTTAGGCATTGTTTTATGGAACTTCACAGAATTGGTCATGACATTTCATTTTCAAGGTACTGACTTTACTTTGTGTGGAATACAGAGACCTGCAAAGGAAGTTGAAGAGGCTGAGTAGATTAAGACAATGGTTAAGGGGACTGCTAAAGGCATATGGTTACATTTAATAGGTGATGTTGCTGATGACAGGGAAGTTGAGTTGTCAAAAGATGTACTGGAGGTGTTATCTGAGTTCAAACAAGTGTTCAAGGAACCTAGTGGTTTGCCTCCACAGTGGAGTCATGACCACAAAATTCAATTATTGGAGGGTGCCCAACCCACTTGTGTTTGACCGTACAAGTATCCATACTACCAGAAGGaggaaattgaaaaattagTGGCAGACATGCTAAGAAGTGGGATTATCCAAAGTAGTCAAAGGCCCTACTCATATCCCGTATTACTTGTACGAAAAGCAAATGGAGGATGGTGTATGTGTGTGGATTATAGAGCTCTCAACAAAGATACAGTTAAAGATAAGTATCTCATTCCCAATATTGATGAGTTGTTAAATGAACTCCATGGAGCTCTTATTTTTTCAAAGTTGGATCTAAGGTCAAGTTATCACCAAATTAGGATGAATCCTAATGATGTGCCAAAGACTGCTTTTAGGACTCATGAGCGACATTATGAGTTCTTGGTCATGCTTTTTGGCTTGACCAATGCTCCATCAACTTTTCAGGGGCTGATGAACGAAGTATTCAGGCCTTATTTAAGAAATTCGTACTGGTTTTCTTTGATGACATTTTGATTTACAGCAAGATGATGCTGGAGCATTTGCAGCGTTTAAAATTGGTTTTGCAGGTCCTACAAGACCACTAGTTCTTCGCTAAAGCATCTAAATGTGTGTTTGGCAATAAAGAGGTAGAGTACCTCGGGCACCTGATTTCTCAAGCAAGGGTTCGAGCTGACCCCCAAAAGATTATTGCCATGCAGAGTTGGCCTTCCCCAAAGAACCCTAAAGCTCTCCGAGGGTTTCTTGGACTAACAGGCTATTACAGAAGATTTGTGTAAGGTTATGGGACCATTGCAGCCCCCCTAACCTCATTACTAAAAAAGAATGCATTTAGTTGGACTGGTAAAGCACAGGATGCATTTGACAAGCTTAAGGAAGCTATGATGAACCCCCCAGTTCTTCGGCTACCAGATTTTTCCAAAACTTTTATCATAGAATGTGATGCCTCTGGCTATGGGCTAGGAGCTGTGTTGATGCAAGAAGGATGGCCCATTGCCTACTTAAGTCAAGCACTTAAAGGTAAAAGCTTACATTTATCACTTATGAAAAGGAATTACTTGCTTTGGTGATGGTAGTTAGGAAGTGGCAGCATTATGTGTTGAGACAAACTTTCAAAGTTAGAACAGACCAATAGGCCTTAAAGTATCTACTAGAGCAACGCATTGGCACTCCAGTCCAGCAAAAATGGGTCTCTAAATTGTTGGGGTTTGAGTTTGTGGTGGAATACAAAAGTGGTAAAACAAATAAAGTTGCTGATGCACTCTCCCGATTACCAGAACCAGAAAACCAAAGCCTACCTGAAACACCAAATAACCCTCTCTTCCACATACTCAATTGCCACTCCACAGATCCCATTACCTCTTCACCAGATAATACCAAATCCATACATTCTTCCCACAATGGCAACACAAATCCTAAAACAGTGCATGCAATCAATATGATACAAAGTAAGTGGCTTGAGGAGTTAAGAAAATCTTACCCCCAGGACCCCCTGTTGCAGAAGCTGATTAGCTCCTACCATTAGGGCACCCTGGACCTTTCCCAGTACTAGCTTTGAAATGAGCTACTCTTTTACAATGGTAGACTCCATCTCGAATCTATGGTGCCTTACTAGCAGCAGATCCTGCAGCAATTTCATAGTAGTCCATTAGGGGGCCACACTGGCGTGCATAAAACAAGTTAAGAATTAAAAGGGAGTTTTACTGGCCTGGCATGCACAGTGTTGTGCGGAGTTTTATCAAAGAATGCGACACGTGTCAACGAAATAAGACTGAAACCCTCCATCAAGTGGGGTTGCTTCAGCCTCTTCCAACACCCAAGCAGAACTGGGCAGATATCAGCATGGATTTCATCGAGGGGTTACCTCCCTCAGGTGGTAAGACTGTGGTAATGTTGTGGTAGACCGCCTAAGCAAATATGCTCATTTCATTCCTATCACTCACCCCTACACAGCTTCAACCATAGCTAAGGTGTTTTTGGAGAGTGTGGTTAGGCTACATGGGGTACCTCAGACAATAGTGAGTAACAGGGATCTTGTCTTCACTAGTATTTTTTGGCAAGAGCTTTTTCAGATTTGTGGAACAGAACTCTTAATGAGCTCGGCATACCATCCACAAACGGATGGCCAGACTGAAATTACTAATAAAAGCTTGGAGTGTTATTTACGGTGTTTTTGCAGTGATAGGCCCAGGGACTAGATCAAATGGCTAGCACTAGCCGAATATGTGTATAATACTACAATGCACAGGTCCACCAAAATGACACCATTTGCAATTGTTTATGGACACCCTCCCCTTAGAATGTTACCACATGAACCAGGATCAACACAAGTGCAGGCTGTGGATGACGAACTGAAGAGCCGTGATTTCATCGCCACATTGGTCCGAGAGAACCTACACGAAGCAAAAAATAGAATGAAGCACTATGCGAACTTGAAACGAACAAAACGGAAATTCGAAATAGGCGACCGGGTGTATCTAAGGCTGCGCCCTTACCGACAGATGACCATAGCAGCTCGACGTAATCTCAAGCTCTCCCCCAGGTACTACGGGCCCTtccaaatcatcaataaaatcagAAAAGTAGCGTATCGGCTGAATCTTCCAAGCGACGCCCAGATCTATCCTATATCGTGCCTCAAAAAGCAGCTCGGAGCAAAGGTACAGCCACTGCGTCAACTTCCTCAGCTTACTCCCGAAGGGACTCTAAGTCCTAAACCAGACCGAGTGCTTCAACAGAGATTACTGAAAAAGGGGAGGCACGCAGGCGTTGAAGTGCTCATACAGTGGAAGGGAGCCACCGCAGACGAAGCTACGTGGGAAGATTTGGCCTTATTAAGACAGTGATACCCAGATCTTGTGGGCAAGATCCTCTGAAGAAGGGGAGTGTGTTAGGTGCGCCGTGAAGATCGCAGGAGCAAGAGGAGCATTAGGGTTTGCTTGAGAGGAATCGGGGATTAAAGGGATATATATGTAGTGGGgtctttttattaaatgttaGGGGTTTAATTGTCTTTTAGTTATTATGTATGTAGTCCGTTTGAAGTGTCTCGGGTATGGGTTCCTGTTCATTGACTGAGTCCAATTAGTTACTTTCTTTCTGTGGGAATAGTGGCCCATATTTGATAGTGGGTCTCgtcagttatttttattgtatttctaTTTAAGATTCAGTTCAACTATGAATGAATTTATCTACGTATTACAATTTACATAAACTGTATTGGAGGGATTGGCTCCTCGAAACGCAAATCTACATTCATAATACTACCCCTAACAGAGAGGTCGATGGTGGTGGAGGAACCTTGAGCCATGCATAGAGGAGCCTTGACCCTCACCATCACGAGCCTCACCAGTGAGTTTTAGACGTGAGGTCACGAACCCCACCATCTGGACACCAGATGTACGTCGCACTCCCTCCATCTCCTCAATTCACGCCTTGATCACGATAGGTGAGAAATTAAAGTTGAGCAAAATCTTTATGTATTTATGAGCAATATTTAGTCATCTTTGTTCTGAGGGAAAATCATTAAATGTAGATGTCACGATTATGAGAAATTTGAGCAAAATCTCCCAATCTCCTCATCTTTGTTCTTTAGCATTTATTGGTTGCAGACTTATTTTCATAAATGCTACATTTAATGAAATTGAATCT
Encoded here:
- the LOC122298822 gene encoding uncharacterized protein LOC122298822, giving the protein MTPFAIVYGHPPLRMLPHEPGSTQVQAVDDELKSRDFIATLVRENLHEAKNRMKHYANLKRTKRKFEIGDRVYLRLRPYRQMTIAARRNLKLSPRYYGPFQIINKIRKVAYRLNLPSDAQIYPISCLKKQLGAKVQPLRQLPQLTPEGTLSPKPDRVLQQRLLKKGRHAGVEVLIQWKGATADEATWEDLALLRQ